One window of Rasiella rasia genomic DNA carries:
- a CDS encoding contractile injection system tape measure protein translates to MEQQFLNPEYVRHAGLIITAPFLALLFSRLELTQNNEFINSSSQHRAVQLLNYVASGAEENLEYELVAHKILCGMQPNEPLITGTPLTHAEKEVADDMLMAITQQWTALNTTSKQGLRETFIMRDGIIEDDENAFYLKVEQKAFDVLLDQIPWDIGRIKLSWMHKILEVTWR, encoded by the coding sequence ATGGAACAACAATTTTTAAACCCTGAGTATGTTAGACATGCTGGTCTTATTATAACTGCTCCTTTTTTAGCCCTATTATTTTCTAGACTAGAGCTAACACAAAATAATGAATTTATAAATAGTAGTTCACAACACAGAGCTGTGCAACTATTAAATTATGTGGCATCTGGAGCTGAAGAAAATCTAGAGTATGAGCTCGTAGCACACAAGATACTATGCGGCATGCAACCAAATGAACCCTTGATTACTGGGACACCTCTCACCCATGCCGAAAAAGAAGTGGCAGATGATATGTTAATGGCTATAACACAACAGTGGACAGCCTTAAACACTACATCAAAGCAAGGGCTGCGCGAGACGTTTATCATGCGTGATGGTATAATTGAAGACGATGAAAATGCATTTTATTTAAAAGTGGAGCAAAAAGCCTTCGATGTCTTATTAGACCAGATACCGTGGGATATTGGCAGGATTAAATTAAGTTGGATGCATAAAATACTTGAGGTAACATGGAGGTAA
- a CDS encoding ATP-binding protein: MEVIQALAQTLERELGWFQHVVDIRLKNYFSNSNTEIEALETPPNITNDASKYAKECIKHNLDPLERLVLILALIPHLKPNALDVFLIKNQNLSIDFVEFGGIRTPSKPGFLPTLETACFIVGGSQLIKRFLFLDQISLTNVLFKNGILKVNENEEFGLKMSLQVSAEYLSLFTTGEKALPEHSTSFPAKVITTQLDATALIVDDSVHNSLAEISQWVIHAPKILHEWGLKKNLKPGYSALFYGPPGTGKTLAATLLGKATERPVYRVDLSMIVSKYIGETEKNIRKLFDEAAHKNWILYFDEADALFGKRTQTKDANDKYANQEVAYLLQRIEDFSGLVILATNFYNIDDTFARRFQTMIYFAKPGKEQRKLLWKQLFESNLDLESDIDIDKLSENHELTGGEMINILRHCALEAAKRGQKTIFEKDIITGIRREFSKQNKTL, from the coding sequence ATGGAGGTAATACAAGCACTAGCGCAAACATTAGAAAGAGAACTAGGTTGGTTTCAACATGTGGTAGACATTCGTCTTAAGAACTATTTTTCGAATTCTAACACAGAGATCGAGGCGTTAGAAACACCTCCTAATATCACAAATGATGCATCTAAATATGCAAAAGAGTGCATCAAACACAATTTAGACCCTTTAGAGAGGTTGGTGCTAATTCTTGCCCTAATACCTCATCTTAAACCAAATGCGCTCGATGTATTTTTAATTAAAAACCAGAACCTTTCTATAGACTTTGTAGAATTTGGTGGAATTAGAACACCTTCAAAACCTGGATTCTTACCTACATTAGAGACCGCGTGTTTTATTGTTGGTGGGAGTCAACTAATTAAACGTTTTCTGTTTTTAGACCAAATAAGTTTAACAAATGTTCTGTTTAAAAATGGTATTTTAAAAGTAAACGAAAATGAAGAATTTGGTTTGAAAATGTCTTTACAAGTTTCTGCCGAATATCTTAGTCTGTTCACCACAGGAGAAAAAGCGCTACCAGAACATAGTACCTCGTTTCCAGCCAAAGTAATTACTACTCAATTAGACGCAACAGCCCTTATTGTAGATGACTCCGTTCATAATTCCCTCGCCGAGATAAGTCAATGGGTTATCCACGCCCCAAAAATTTTACACGAGTGGGGTCTTAAAAAGAATCTTAAGCCTGGTTATAGTGCACTCTTCTATGGTCCCCCAGGAACAGGAAAGACCTTAGCGGCTACCCTTCTCGGAAAAGCTACGGAACGCCCAGTCTATCGAGTAGACTTATCTATGATTGTTTCAAAATACATTGGTGAAACAGAAAAAAATATTAGAAAATTATTCGATGAAGCAGCGCATAAAAACTGGATACTCTATTTTGATGAAGCCGATGCGCTCTTTGGAAAAAGAACACAAACTAAAGACGCTAATGATAAATATGCAAACCAAGAAGTAGCTTACTTATTACAACGTATTGAGGACTTTTCAGGATTAGTAATTCTAGCTACCAATTTTTATAACATTGACGACACTTTTGCTAGACGATTTCAAACTATGATTTATTTTGCTAAACCTGGAAAGGAGCAGCGTAAATTACTTTGGAAGCAACTTTTTGAATCTAATTTAGATTTAGAATCAGACATAGACATCGATAAACTTTCCGAAAACCATGAGCTAACGGGTGGAGAAATGATTAATATTTTACGCCATTGCGCCCTTGAAGCAGCGAAACGGGGTCAGAAAACAATATTTGAAAAAGACATTATTACTGGTATTAGAAGAGAATTTAGCAAACAAAATAAAACTTTATAA
- a CDS encoding DUF4280 domain-containing protein produces the protein MPQQVCMGAMMTCSFGVAPSSLVVLPENRVLTSNMPAATIMDNKPMVNILPFGMCSSVTNPAVAAATTAAQGVLTPVPCIPATVAPWAPGSPTVMIGNMPALNNTCSLNCVWGGQITISKAGQATHDVA, from the coding sequence ATGCCACAGCAAGTATGTATGGGTGCAATGATGACTTGTTCTTTCGGTGTTGCGCCGTCTTCATTAGTCGTTTTGCCTGAAAATAGAGTGCTTACCAGCAATATGCCTGCCGCTACAATTATGGATAATAAACCGATGGTAAATATTCTTCCATTTGGCATGTGTTCATCTGTAACCAATCCTGCAGTGGCAGCTGCAACCACCGCAGCGCAAGGCGTACTAACCCCTGTGCCTTGCATTCCTGCCACAGTTGCGCCTTGGGCACCTGGAAGCCCAACGGTAATGATTGGTAATATGCCCGCGCTCAACAACACCTGTTCATTAAACTGTGTTTGGGGCGGCCAAATTACTATAAGTAAGGCAGGGCAGGCAACACATGATGTGGCTTAA
- the recQ gene encoding DNA helicase RecQ: MTSQTTTQQNYIHTLLKTHFGFDSFRPNQQEIIENVLTGNNTLAIMPTGGGKSLCFQLPALAFEGTTIVISPLIALMKDQVDALNANGINAAYYNSSQLPEVQEAVLNNLTTSQLKLLYVAPESVWNLVHYFQDIEISLIAIDEAHCISAWGHDFRPAYTQLNRLQKEFPGTPIIALTATADRATQDDIVIQLGMDGAQRYVSSFDRPNLYLDVRPGQQRMQQILQFLKEKEEQSGIIYCLSRKSTQSVAEKLIAKGFKAEAYHAGIEAEERSRIQDDFINDRTPIIVATIAFGMGIDKSNVRWVIHYNMPKNIEGYYQEIGRSGRDGLPAQGLMFYSFADVIMLRKFAEGTPTEAFQLAKLDRMQQFAEALSCRRKALLNYFGEHKTQDCGNCDICKSPPQYIDGTVIAQKICSAVARLQEQEAMGMVIDVLRGSQNAQVFEKGYQKLKTFGTAREIPWKDLQQYVIQLLNQGVLEIWFHEKGRLVLTPTAKEILFDGKKVQLADLIQPVIDVVKKKATSKKRKDIFEKLRALRTKLASEAGVPAYVIFSDASLQDMEQKLPRSISDFAKISGVGRAKLEKYADVFLQVIAKHLDAVENKVATHERSFQLLLEGHSVTEISEKRGIAENTVYSHFLKLYEQGHKIDLFQFITSEEISTVQKAKIALQNPDSLKSYFEYLNEETPYWKIKYGLVLAQK, translated from the coding sequence ATGACCTCGCAAACCACCACTCAGCAAAATTACATCCACACTCTTTTAAAAACTCACTTTGGTTTTGATAGTTTTCGTCCCAACCAGCAAGAAATAATCGAAAATGTATTAACAGGAAACAATACGTTGGCAATCATGCCAACAGGTGGGGGTAAGTCATTGTGTTTTCAATTGCCAGCACTAGCCTTCGAGGGAACCACAATTGTCATTTCGCCGCTAATTGCCCTAATGAAAGACCAGGTAGATGCCTTAAATGCTAACGGTATAAATGCTGCCTATTACAACAGTAGCCAGTTGCCCGAAGTACAAGAGGCGGTACTAAATAACCTGACGACCAGTCAACTAAAACTATTGTATGTTGCTCCAGAGAGTGTTTGGAATCTTGTTCATTATTTTCAGGATATTGAAATTTCCCTGATTGCTATAGATGAAGCGCACTGTATTTCGGCTTGGGGTCATGATTTTAGACCTGCTTATACGCAATTAAATAGGTTGCAAAAAGAGTTTCCAGGCACACCTATTATTGCCTTAACGGCAACTGCAGACCGTGCAACACAAGATGATATTGTAATACAATTAGGAATGGATGGCGCCCAAAGGTATGTGTCCTCGTTTGACAGGCCAAATCTGTATCTTGATGTAAGGCCTGGACAACAGAGAATGCAACAAATTCTTCAATTTTTGAAGGAAAAAGAAGAGCAAAGCGGTATTATTTATTGTTTAAGTCGAAAGAGCACTCAAAGTGTAGCTGAAAAGCTTATTGCAAAAGGATTTAAAGCAGAAGCCTATCACGCAGGAATCGAAGCTGAAGAACGAAGCCGAATTCAAGATGATTTTATCAATGACAGAACACCAATAATTGTTGCAACCATTGCCTTTGGCATGGGAATAGACAAAAGTAATGTGCGGTGGGTGATTCACTATAATATGCCTAAAAATATTGAAGGCTATTATCAGGAAATTGGACGTAGCGGTCGGGACGGACTCCCTGCACAGGGTTTGATGTTTTACAGTTTTGCAGACGTAATCATGCTTCGGAAATTTGCCGAAGGCACACCTACAGAAGCTTTTCAACTAGCGAAGTTAGACCGAATGCAGCAATTTGCCGAAGCATTGAGCTGTCGAAGAAAAGCACTACTTAATTATTTTGGAGAACACAAGACCCAAGATTGTGGTAATTGTGACATTTGTAAGTCTCCACCACAGTACATTGATGGAACAGTGATTGCTCAAAAAATTTGTTCAGCTGTGGCTCGTTTGCAAGAACAAGAAGCAATGGGAATGGTAATAGACGTATTACGAGGCTCACAAAATGCGCAGGTTTTTGAAAAAGGATATCAGAAACTCAAAACTTTTGGCACTGCCCGAGAAATCCCTTGGAAAGATTTACAACAATATGTTATTCAGCTTTTGAATCAAGGAGTATTGGAAATTTGGTTCCACGAAAAGGGTAGATTAGTGCTCACTCCAACCGCCAAAGAAATTTTATTTGATGGCAAAAAAGTACAATTAGCAGACCTTATACAACCAGTAATTGATGTGGTTAAAAAGAAGGCTACTTCAAAGAAGCGAAAAGACATCTTCGAGAAGCTACGTGCTTTGCGAACTAAATTAGCTAGTGAAGCGGGGGTGCCTGCTTACGTAATTTTTAGTGATGCTAGTTTGCAAGATATGGAACAGAAACTGCCGCGTAGTATATCTGATTTTGCTAAAATTAGTGGTGTAGGGCGGGCCAAGCTAGAAAAGTATGCCGATGTTTTTTTACAGGTTATCGCAAAGCACTTAGATGCCGTTGAAAATAAAGTAGCCACTCACGAACGTAGCTTTCAGTTATTATTAGAAGGACATTCTGTTACAGAGATTTCAGAAAAAAGAGGGATAGCCGAAAATACGGTGTATAGCCATTTTTTGAAGTTATATGAACAGGGTCACAAAATTGATTTATTTCAATTCATTACGTCTGAGGAAATTTCAACTGTACAAAAGGCGAAAATAGCCTTGCAAAACCCTGATAGTTTAAAGTCCTACTTTGAGTACCTTAATGAAGAAACACCATATTGGAAGATAAAATATGGACTGGTATTAGCGCAAAAGTAA
- a CDS encoding single-stranded DNA-binding protein: MNALRNKVQLIGRLGQDPEIVTFKDGNKMAKFSMATDDSYKDKDGNKVERAFWHNVVVKGGLVTVVENYVTKGKEIAIEGKLTNRSWEDQSGNKQYITEILCNELLMFGK; encoded by the coding sequence ATGAACGCACTTAGAAACAAAGTACAGTTGATTGGAAGATTGGGACAAGACCCAGAAATTGTAACCTTTAAAGATGGCAACAAAATGGCCAAATTTTCTATGGCTACTGACGATAGCTACAAAGACAAAGATGGAAACAAAGTAGAACGCGCCTTCTGGCACAACGTAGTCGTAAAAGGGGGCCTTGTTACTGTTGTAGAAAACTACGTTACCAAGGGCAAAGAAATAGCCATTGAAGGGAAACTCACCAACCGCTCTTGGGAGGATCAAAGCGGAAACAAACAGTACATTACAGAAATCCTATGTAATGAGCTATTAATGTTTGGAAAATAA
- a CDS encoding class I SAM-dependent methyltransferase gives MAKNSQPYILGTDAKELHRLGVQHQIWASEAQLGWHTAGFTAGNTLLDLGCGPGFCTKELAYIAGETGKVIGVDLDEGFIHHLKQLTQLHEIQIDAICSDFNNLDLSKNSLDGMYCRWALAWIDNPKEILQKVYNALKPGGKMVIHEYYDWSTHQTEPNLPSLDKAIAACLHSFKQQKGEIDIGRELPRILSEIGMTVTNVRLMPKLATPNNLAWQWPKTFYYSYFPRLVQMGLLTEEDQIQAYEDHKILEKTEGATLFCPMMVEVIAEK, from the coding sequence ATGGCTAAAAATTCACAACCCTATATTCTCGGAACTGACGCTAAAGAACTCCACAGGCTTGGCGTTCAACACCAAATATGGGCAAGTGAAGCACAACTCGGTTGGCATACAGCTGGGTTTACTGCAGGAAACACACTTTTAGATTTAGGCTGTGGTCCTGGATTCTGTACCAAAGAATTAGCATACATTGCTGGAGAAACAGGAAAAGTTATTGGCGTAGACCTAGACGAAGGGTTTATACATCATCTAAAACAATTAACTCAATTACACGAAATTCAAATAGATGCAATTTGCTCAGACTTTAATAATCTCGATCTCTCAAAAAATAGCCTAGACGGCATGTATTGTCGCTGGGCACTAGCATGGATTGACAACCCAAAAGAGATACTTCAAAAGGTATATAATGCTTTAAAGCCTGGGGGAAAGATGGTAATTCATGAATATTACGATTGGAGTACCCACCAAACAGAACCAAATTTACCTTCTCTGGATAAAGCCATTGCTGCTTGTCTTCACAGTTTTAAACAACAAAAGGGTGAGATAGACATTGGAAGAGAGTTGCCCCGAATTTTATCTGAAATTGGCATGACTGTGACCAACGTTCGGCTAATGCCAAAATTAGCAACCCCTAACAATCTTGCCTGGCAATGGCCGAAAACATTTTACTACAGCTATTTTCCGCGTCTTGTACAGATGGGGCTACTTACCGAAGAAGACCAAATACAGGCATACGAAGATCACAAAATACTAGAAAAAACAGAAGGAGCTACCTTGTTTTGCCCAATGATGGTAGAAGTAATCGCTGAAAAGTAG
- a CDS encoding DUF4212 domain-containing protein — MKNNKQHAKAYWKENIRYVSILLIVWFIASYGCGILFKDALDTIALGGFKLGFWFAQQGAIYVFVILIFVYVRLMNKLDRKYGFDKEPTNKKEL, encoded by the coding sequence ATGAAAAACAATAAACAGCATGCTAAAGCCTATTGGAAAGAAAATATTAGGTATGTAAGTATTTTGCTAATCGTATGGTTTATAGCTTCTTATGGATGCGGTATTTTGTTTAAAGATGCTCTCGACACTATTGCTTTGGGTGGATTCAAACTAGGATTTTGGTTTGCACAGCAGGGAGCAATCTACGTTTTTGTAATTCTCATCTTTGTGTATGTAAGACTCATGAACAAACTCGATAGAAAATACGGCTTCGACAAAGAGCCAACGAATAAAAAAGAGTTATGA
- a CDS encoding sodium:solute symporter family protein, translated as MSVQTWTYILVGVTFALYIGIAIWSRATSTKDFYVAGGGVSPWANGMATAADWMSAASFISMAGIIAFSGYDGSVYLMGWTGGYVLLALLLAPYLRKFGKFTVPDFIGERYYSKTARVVAVLCALLVSFTYVAGQMRGVGVVFSRFLEVDINTGVVIGMIIVLFYAVLGGMKGITYTQVAQYCVLIFAFMVPAIFISFQMTGNPVPQLGMGSTVNDGSGMYVLEKLNGLSTELGFSEYTSGTKSRLDVFAITLALMVGTAGLPHVIVRFFTVKKVKDARKSAGIALLLIAILYTTAPAVAVFAKTNMINTVSEQPYEEMPAWFKNWEQTGLLAYSDKNNDGVIQYVANPESNELMVDRDIMVLANPEIANLPAWVIALVAAGGLAAALSTAAGLLLVISSSVSHDLIKNVFKPSISEKGELLAARLAATVAVIIAGYFGINPPGFVAAVVALAFGLAAASFFPAIVLGIFYKKMNKEGAVTGMIVGISLMLFYMLKFKFGIFDGGKEAVAGLKEHWWFGISPEGFGAVAMFVNFIVALVVNALTPAPPSSVQDIVENIRIPSGAGEASTH; from the coding sequence ATGAGTGTACAAACCTGGACCTACATTTTAGTGGGAGTAACTTTTGCCTTATATATAGGAATCGCCATCTGGAGTAGAGCTACCTCAACAAAAGATTTTTATGTCGCTGGTGGTGGCGTTTCACCTTGGGCCAACGGTATGGCAACTGCTGCAGATTGGATGAGTGCGGCATCGTTTATATCTATGGCAGGAATAATTGCGTTTTCAGGATACGACGGCTCTGTATATCTCATGGGTTGGACTGGCGGCTATGTACTTTTAGCGTTGCTCTTAGCACCTTACCTTAGAAAATTTGGAAAGTTCACTGTACCCGATTTCATCGGCGAACGTTACTACTCTAAAACAGCTCGAGTTGTAGCTGTTTTATGTGCCCTTCTTGTTTCCTTTACATACGTCGCTGGACAAATGCGCGGCGTTGGCGTGGTGTTTTCAAGATTTTTGGAAGTTGACATAAATACTGGAGTTGTAATTGGAATGATTATCGTGCTGTTTTATGCTGTTCTAGGTGGTATGAAAGGCATTACATATACACAGGTTGCACAATATTGCGTCCTTATTTTTGCTTTTATGGTGCCTGCCATTTTTATCAGTTTTCAGATGACAGGAAACCCAGTACCCCAACTTGGTATGGGTAGTACTGTAAATGATGGTTCTGGAATGTATGTATTAGAAAAACTAAATGGCCTTTCTACAGAGCTTGGTTTTAGCGAATATACAAGTGGAACGAAAAGCCGCCTAGATGTCTTCGCAATTACTTTAGCACTTATGGTAGGTACCGCTGGTTTGCCACATGTAATTGTTCGGTTTTTTACAGTTAAGAAAGTGAAAGATGCTCGAAAATCTGCGGGTATCGCACTCCTGCTAATTGCTATTTTATATACTACAGCACCTGCCGTAGCAGTTTTTGCCAAGACTAATATGATTAATACTGTAAGTGAACAACCCTATGAAGAAATGCCAGCGTGGTTTAAGAATTGGGAGCAAACAGGATTGCTAGCTTACTCAGACAAAAACAATGATGGCGTAATTCAATATGTTGCCAATCCTGAAAGTAATGAGTTGATGGTAGATCGTGATATTATGGTATTAGCCAATCCCGAAATAGCCAATCTACCAGCTTGGGTAATTGCTCTAGTTGCTGCCGGTGGCCTAGCAGCAGCACTTTCTACCGCAGCAGGTTTGCTACTTGTAATATCTTCCTCGGTTTCTCACGACTTAATTAAGAATGTCTTTAAACCTTCTATTTCAGAAAAAGGAGAACTCCTAGCTGCTCGATTGGCAGCAACAGTAGCCGTTATAATTGCGGGATATTTTGGTATTAATCCGCCGGGATTTGTAGCGGCCGTCGTGGCACTAGCTTTTGGTCTGGCTGCAGCATCGTTTTTCCCCGCCATTGTACTCGGAATATTTTACAAAAAAATGAATAAAGAAGGAGCAGTTACAGGTATGATTGTAGGTATTTCTTTGATGCTTTTTTATATGCTGAAATTTAAATTTGGCATTTTTGATGGCGGAAAAGAAGCTGTAGCTGGCCTTAAAGAGCATTGGTGGTTTGGTATTTCGCCCGAAGGTTTTGGTGCTGTGGCAATGTTTGTTAATTTTATTGTTGCCCTAGTTGTAAATGCACTTACACCCGCTCCCCCGTCTTCGGTCCAAGATATTGTAGAAAACATCAGGATTCCTAGTGGTGCTGGTGAAGCTAGTACCCATTAA
- the acs gene encoding acetate--CoA ligase, translated as MNHYHITSEEQYRKAYKESVKNPADFWSDIATNFKWRKKWDSVLEYDFSIPEIAWFKGAQLNITENCIDRHLPERGTKTALLFEPNNPNEPAQHITYQELHDKVCQMANVLKQKGVKKGDRICLYLPMIPELAIAILACARIGAIHSVVFAGFSAVALAARINDSNCSIVITSDGAFRGNKTINLKEIVDKALQECKSVRTVLLVNRINNNCSITDGRDEWLQPLLDTAETSCVPEIMNAEDPLFILYTSGSTGTPKGMVHTTAGYMVYSAFTFKNVFQYEEDDVYWCTADIGWITGHSYIVYGPLANGATSVLFEGVPSYPDYGRFWEIVQKHAVTLFYTAPTAIRALAKQGKEWTEKYNLSSLKTLGSVGEPINEEAWEWYDDHVGKNRCPIVDTWWQTETGGILISSLAGVTKQIPTFATLPMPGIQPCLMDDNGTEISFWKAEGRLCIKFPWPSIARTIWGNHERYKNTYFTAYTNTYFTGDGALRDADGNYRITGRVDDVVIVSGHNLGTAPIEDAINEHPMVAESALVGFPHDIKGNALYGFVTLKGGEGTAALKKEINALISEKIGPIAKLDKIQFTSGLPKTRSGKIMRRILRKIATNEIDALGDISTLLNPEVVEQIISEKK; from the coding sequence ATGAATCACTACCACATAACTTCCGAAGAACAATACCGAAAAGCCTATAAAGAATCTGTAAAAAATCCAGCTGACTTTTGGTCCGATATTGCTACTAATTTTAAATGGCGTAAGAAGTGGGATTCTGTACTTGAATATGATTTTTCTATTCCTGAAATTGCTTGGTTTAAAGGCGCGCAACTTAATATTACAGAAAATTGCATAGATAGACACCTTCCAGAACGAGGTACTAAAACCGCCTTATTATTTGAACCCAACAACCCAAATGAGCCAGCGCAACACATTACGTACCAAGAACTACATGACAAGGTCTGCCAAATGGCAAATGTATTAAAGCAAAAAGGTGTAAAAAAAGGAGATCGTATTTGTTTATATCTACCAATGATCCCAGAATTAGCCATTGCAATATTGGCATGTGCTAGAATTGGCGCGATACATTCGGTAGTGTTTGCAGGTTTTTCGGCTGTTGCCTTAGCAGCACGCATTAACGATTCTAATTGTAGTATCGTTATTACCAGTGATGGCGCTTTCCGAGGAAATAAAACAATTAACCTAAAAGAAATTGTAGATAAGGCGCTTCAAGAATGTAAATCGGTGCGAACAGTACTTTTAGTAAACAGAATTAATAATAATTGCTCAATAACTGATGGCCGTGACGAGTGGTTACAACCTCTTTTAGATACTGCGGAAACTTCCTGCGTCCCAGAAATAATGAATGCCGAAGACCCTCTTTTTATTTTGTATACCTCTGGCTCTACTGGAACACCAAAAGGAATGGTACATACCACCGCAGGGTATATGGTTTACAGCGCCTTTACATTTAAAAATGTATTTCAATATGAAGAAGATGACGTGTATTGGTGTACCGCAGATATTGGGTGGATTACGGGTCATAGTTATATAGTGTATGGTCCGTTAGCCAATGGAGCGACCTCTGTACTATTTGAAGGTGTGCCAAGTTATCCAGATTATGGGCGATTTTGGGAAATAGTTCAAAAACACGCGGTAACCCTTTTTTATACAGCTCCAACAGCAATTAGGGCCTTGGCAAAGCAAGGAAAAGAATGGACAGAAAAATATAACTTATCGAGTCTAAAAACCTTAGGGTCTGTAGGAGAACCTATTAATGAGGAAGCCTGGGAGTGGTACGATGATCATGTAGGTAAAAACCGATGCCCTATAGTAGATACTTGGTGGCAAACAGAAACAGGTGGAATTCTTATTTCTTCTTTAGCGGGTGTTACGAAGCAAATTCCAACATTTGCTACTCTTCCTATGCCCGGTATTCAACCTTGTTTAATGGATGACAATGGCACAGAAATTTCGTTCTGGAAAGCAGAAGGAAGACTTTGCATTAAATTTCCATGGCCTTCTATTGCTCGCACCATATGGGGGAATCATGAGCGTTACAAAAACACTTATTTTACGGCATATACCAATACTTATTTTACAGGAGATGGCGCCTTACGAGATGCCGATGGCAACTACAGAATTACGGGTAGGGTAGACGACGTAGTTATTGTCTCAGGGCACAATCTAGGCACTGCCCCCATAGAAGATGCCATTAATGAGCACCCTATGGTTGCAGAAAGTGCATTGGTAGGATTTCCGCACGATATAAAAGGAAACGCTTTATATGGCTTTGTAACATTAAAGGGCGGAGAAGGCACTGCAGCTCTTAAAAAAGAAATCAATGCATTAATTTCAGAAAAAATTGGTCCGATTGCCAAATTAGATAAAATTCAGTTTACGTCGGGACTTCCAAAAACGCGTAGTGGTAAGATTATGCGCCGTATTCTTAGGAAAATAGCTACCAATGAAATCGATGCATTAGGAGACATCTCTACATTGTTAAATCCAGAAGTTGTTGAACAGATTATTTCAGAAAAAAAATAA
- the rseP gene encoding RIP metalloprotease RseP: protein MSPFAVKAIQLLLSLSILIILHELGHFIPAKLFKTRVEKFFLFFDVKFALIKKKIGETTYGIGWLPLGGYVKIAGMIDESMDKEQMALPPQPWEFRSKPAWQRLIIMLGGVTVNIIVGFLIYIGIFYSNGQKIVTNDNLPNGFSVSQEFRAMGFQDGDKVLQVNGSDFENLNDLNKFLFLRDVENITVRHNNGNTETIALPEDIGMTMFKAGDLEPFQPMRTTVIDTIYPDLPAGKSDLRVGDRVLQVNGTTVNTFRSMSEAVGASPEKPITITVDRGGEQMQFTVTPNENGQLGINNFAREYTDNYVQVNYTLWESIGGGINYGYNILKDYVYQFKYVFTAKGATQVGGFGAIGNLFPDVWDWSSFWQTTALISIILAFMNVLPIPALDGGHVMFLLYEMISGRKPNDKFMEYAQMVGFFLLIGLVLFANGNDIYRWLFE, encoded by the coding sequence ATGAGTCCATTTGCCGTTAAAGCAATTCAGCTATTACTTAGCTTATCTATATTAATTATACTTCACGAACTTGGTCACTTTATTCCTGCCAAGCTTTTTAAAACACGCGTTGAAAAGTTCTTTCTCTTTTTTGATGTAAAATTTGCACTTATAAAGAAGAAAATAGGAGAAACTACCTATGGTATCGGCTGGTTACCTCTAGGAGGTTATGTGAAAATTGCCGGAATGATCGATGAGAGTATGGATAAAGAGCAAATGGCACTACCTCCACAACCGTGGGAGTTTAGAAGTAAGCCAGCGTGGCAACGACTTATTATAATGTTAGGGGGTGTTACAGTAAATATCATTGTGGGATTCTTAATCTATATTGGGATTTTTTATAGCAACGGTCAGAAGATTGTAACTAACGATAATTTGCCAAACGGATTCTCAGTATCTCAGGAATTTAGAGCCATGGGATTTCAAGATGGAGATAAGGTACTACAGGTAAATGGTAGCGATTTTGAAAATTTAAATGACCTTAATAAGTTCTTATTTTTAAGAGACGTAGAAAATATTACAGTACGGCACAACAACGGAAATACAGAAACTATTGCTTTACCCGAAGATATTGGAATGACCATGTTTAAGGCAGGCGATCTAGAGCCGTTTCAACCAATGCGTACTACCGTTATAGACACCATTTATCCCGACTTACCCGCAGGGAAATCTGATCTTAGAGTTGGTGATCGCGTGCTTCAAGTGAATGGTACAACCGTCAATACATTTAGAAGCATGTCTGAGGCCGTTGGCGCTAGTCCTGAAAAACCAATTACCATTACCGTAGACAGAGGTGGAGAACAAATGCAATTTACCGTAACTCCAAATGAAAACGGACAGTTAGGAATTAACAACTTTGCCCGAGAATATACAGACAATTATGTACAAGTAAATTATACGCTCTGGGAAAGTATTGGTGGCGGAATTAATTACGGATATAATATTCTGAAAGATTACGTGTACCAGTTTAAATATGTCTTTACTGCAAAAGGCGCTACACAGGTAGGTGGTTTTGGAGCCATTGGAAACTTATTCCCAGATGTTTGGGACTGGTCTAGCTTCTGGCAGACTACAGCACTTATTTCTATCATTCTTGCCTTTATGAATGTGTTGCCTATTCCGGCATTAGATGGAGGACATGTTATGTTCTTGTTGTACGAAATGATTTCGGGTAGAAAACCGAACGACAAATTTATGGAATATGCTCAAATGGTTGGCTTCTTCCTGTTAATTGGTTTAGTGCTCTTTGCCAACGGAAACGATATTTATCGCTGGTTGTTTGAATGA